In one window of uncultured Acetobacteroides sp. DNA:
- a CDS encoding DUF6443 domain-containing protein → MKNIFISTIAIILFSGNVYAQQVISPTSGKNYRISQAPLDSVKTLQELQNLPAQKQGATIEYLNGLGQLEQTIGIGAIATPRGYRNMVQPHVYDAQGREYRQYLPYSTSMDAAIGGYRSGVLTEQASFYQSLYPGQTPYSEITFDGSPLSRPVSQTRLGNPNGQAAAPDPTVKDYAKYVVGANSANQIRMWKVDDDGALIPKGYYPEATLYLSENTDADGRKSRHYVDLQGRTICTIADPNGINATTQYVYDDYGMLRWVLPPKFNAESNSASMSDAAIKVTSATDLTGVNSNSYVVMGAGSLSLKPDFVGVEGFSASTIGYTQTTLDAIAFYYEYDNDGRLIKKKAPGMAPIYYAYDGRDRLVAVQDGNQRKQGQWLYYRYDELNRNIESGLLANSVTDQASMQARIDAAYKSGGYAWFDKESGVAYTTTSYPKPTTDGTLTPLCYIWYDYYPTGAPTFDRTKAYADSSSRVLGRITQVKVRTIDDIPYQTASWSTKAIYYDADGQAIQGVSDGSILGNSAKMTVSSKLGWRGQLQEVTETQTFGTITTTMLRTYSYYDNGVLKSLAASYNGGATTTLASYTYDDLGHVREKLIGNASQSQRYAYNIRGWLAQINDPNSAAGSDLFALKLAYETPEAGATAAAQYAGNISSATWQSRTSATTAAPKKTYGYTYDALNRLTASDFVGGSSGTSLEEKDITYDLNGNILTLNRTDAAGAATRYSYSYNGNQLATVTSSKSGSYTYDDNGNMITDGRKGMNFTYNTLNMISTVASGASVLRNLYDATGTRLATVNPDGSTTYYHGSMVYAKPASGAVALKYALHNEGMVTANGTYQYLLKDNQGNTRVAYTNVAGQVQVVQSTDYYPYGMPHGVMNADKNPYLYTGKELQNPYVGAQPLNLMDYGARYYDYELGRWHSMDPLAEESYGASPYCMTLGNPIGFFDLNGLKPVWNGEYGDGCRYIDDQNGKEYTWDEVCNFYDFGGDGGGAAGEVTETGGGSTISCPNGVDIVWVEGSYTHAWIRQDNWTCHQYITTGYTPGHYEFVPRQGNVTNSDISGWTASLQGGNLEGQIPTYFVHESITPEIYKNTELALSVHPEWSILTYNGGGKETQRNRYRATGKKMCSSKLYSRDEFPYASTKEGGYGAFVNCVRVEEQRIQGGALSSFYRGMKAGDIFHVVLIPDLTKHLKMAPVSEPHVFPIFVAPAMEFLELLLLL, encoded by the coding sequence ATGAAAAATATATTCATTTCTACAATAGCGATCATTCTCTTTAGCGGGAATGTATATGCTCAGCAGGTTATATCACCAACATCCGGGAAGAACTATCGTATTAGCCAGGCTCCTCTTGACTCGGTAAAAACGCTGCAGGAGTTGCAGAATCTTCCTGCCCAGAAGCAGGGTGCTACTATTGAGTATCTCAACGGTTTAGGCCAGTTGGAACAGACAATAGGCATAGGGGCTATTGCCACCCCCAGAGGGTATCGAAATATGGTGCAACCCCATGTATACGATGCACAGGGAAGGGAGTACCGTCAATACCTCCCCTACAGCACCAGCATGGATGCTGCAATAGGTGGCTATCGCAGCGGAGTCCTTACTGAGCAGGCTTCCTTCTATCAATCTTTATATCCAGGGCAGACACCTTATAGCGAAATCACGTTCGATGGTTCGCCGTTAAGCCGACCCGTTTCACAGACAAGGCTGGGTAATCCTAACGGGCAGGCCGCTGCCCCTGATCCTACTGTTAAGGATTATGCTAAGTATGTAGTTGGAGCCAACAGCGCAAATCAAATTCGAATGTGGAAGGTGGACGATGATGGAGCGCTTATTCCTAAGGGATACTACCCTGAGGCTACGCTTTATTTGAGTGAGAATACCGATGCTGATGGACGAAAGTCTCGGCACTATGTGGATTTGCAGGGTAGAACCATTTGTACGATTGCAGATCCGAATGGAATAAATGCTACTACGCAGTATGTATACGACGACTACGGTATGCTCAGATGGGTTTTGCCTCCAAAGTTTAATGCAGAAAGTAACAGTGCCAGCATGTCTGACGCTGCCATAAAAGTTACCAGTGCTACCGATCTAACAGGTGTAAATAGCAACTCATACGTAGTGATGGGTGCTGGTAGTTTGTCTTTAAAGCCTGATTTTGTTGGTGTGGAAGGTTTTTCGGCTAGCACTATTGGCTATACGCAAACAACTTTAGATGCCATTGCCTTCTACTACGAGTACGACAATGATGGGCGACTAATCAAAAAGAAGGCACCTGGCATGGCTCCTATATACTATGCTTACGATGGCCGTGATAGGCTGGTAGCGGTGCAGGATGGTAACCAGCGCAAGCAGGGGCAATGGCTCTACTACCGTTACGACGAGCTCAACCGCAACATTGAATCTGGCTTGCTTGCCAACAGCGTGACGGATCAGGCTAGCATGCAGGCGCGCATCGATGCAGCCTACAAATCGGGAGGATACGCATGGTTCGATAAGGAGAGTGGGGTAGCCTATACCACCACCAGCTATCCCAAGCCAACCACGGATGGTACGCTAACACCTCTCTGCTACATTTGGTACGACTATTACCCTACGGGTGCACCCACCTTCGATAGGACAAAGGCCTACGCCGACAGCAGCTCTAGGGTGCTAGGCCGGATAACGCAGGTGAAGGTGCGCACCATTGATGACATACCATACCAAACAGCATCGTGGAGCACCAAGGCCATATACTACGATGCCGATGGGCAGGCAATACAGGGAGTAAGCGATGGCTCCATACTTGGAAACTCCGCTAAGATGACTGTATCGAGCAAACTGGGCTGGCGCGGGCAGCTACAGGAGGTGACGGAGACTCAAACCTTTGGAACCATTACCACCACGATGCTCCGCACCTACAGCTACTACGATAACGGGGTGCTGAAGAGCCTTGCCGCCAGCTACAACGGAGGTGCCACCACCACGCTAGCCAGCTACACCTACGACGATTTGGGGCACGTAAGGGAGAAGCTGATTGGCAATGCCAGCCAGAGCCAGCGCTATGCCTACAACATCAGGGGATGGCTAGCGCAGATTAACGATCCCAACAGCGCTGCAGGTAGCGATCTCTTCGCCTTAAAGTTGGCCTACGAGACGCCTGAAGCAGGAGCCACCGCTGCCGCCCAGTACGCGGGCAACATCAGCAGCGCCACCTGGCAGAGCCGCACCAGCGCCACTACAGCCGCGCCCAAGAAAACCTACGGCTACACCTACGACGCGCTGAACCGCCTTACCGCCTCCGACTTTGTGGGAGGTAGCAGCGGCACCTCGCTGGAGGAAAAGGATATCACCTACGATCTTAACGGTAACATTCTTACCCTTAACCGCACCGATGCCGCAGGTGCCGCTACCCGCTACAGCTATAGCTACAATGGCAACCAGCTAGCCACGGTTACCAGCAGCAAATCGGGCAGCTACACCTACGACGACAACGGCAACATGATAACAGATGGCCGCAAGGGGATGAACTTTACCTACAACACGCTGAACATGATAAGCACGGTAGCTAGTGGGGCATCGGTGCTGCGAAACCTCTACGATGCCACCGGAACAAGGCTGGCCACCGTTAATCCCGATGGCTCAACCACCTACTACCACGGCAGCATGGTATACGCCAAGCCTGCCTCGGGTGCTGTGGCGCTGAAGTACGCGCTGCACAACGAGGGGATGGTGACAGCCAACGGCACCTACCAGTACCTGCTGAAGGACAACCAGGGCAACACCCGCGTGGCCTACACCAACGTAGCCGGGCAGGTGCAGGTGGTGCAGAGTACCGACTACTACCCCTACGGCATGCCGCACGGCGTGATGAATGCCGACAAAAACCCCTACCTTTACACGGGCAAGGAGCTGCAAAACCCGTACGTAGGCGCCCAGCCGCTGAACCTGATGGACTACGGAGCCCGCTACTACGACTACGAGCTGGGGAGGTGGCACAGCATGGATCCGTTGGCGGAGGAATCCTATGGTGCTTCGCCATATTGCATGACACTGGGTAATCCTATTGGATTTTTTGATTTAAATGGATTAAAGCCAGTTTGGAACGGAGAATATGGAGATGGCTGTAGGTATATAGATGATCAAAATGGGAAGGAGTACACTTGGGACGAAGTATGCAATTTTTATGATTTTGGAGGAGATGGAGGGGGTGCCGCTGGAGAAGTAACTGAAACAGGTGGAGGATCGACCATTAGTTGTCCGAATGGTGTTGATATAGTATGGGTTGAAGGTAGTTACACCCATGCATGGATAAGACAGGACAATTGGACTTGCCATCAGTATATTACAACCGGGTATACTCCTGGACATTATGAATTTGTTCCTAGGCAGGGTAATGTAACAAATTCAGATATTTCAGGATGGACTGCTTCATTGCAGGGAGGAAATCTAGAAGGACAAATACCAACATATTTTGTTCATGAGTCCATTACTCCAGAAATTTACAAGAATACAGAATTAGCCTTAAGTGTTCATCCTGAATGGAGTATTTTGACATATAATGGTGGTGGTAAAGAAACTCAAAGAAACCGTTATAGAGCAACAGGAAAGAAAATGTGTAGTTCTAAATTATATTCGAGAGACGAGTTTCCTTACGCCTCTACAAAGGAAGGGGGATATGGAGCTTTTGTAAATTGTGTAAGAGTAGAGGAGCAAAGAATACAAGGGGGGGCATTAAGTTCTTTTTATAGGGGGATGAAAGCAGGTGATATATTTCATGTCGTACTTATACCGGATTTAACAAAACATCTAAAAATGGCCCCTGTTTCAGAACCTCATGTATTCCCTATATTTGTAGCACCAGCAATGGAATTTTTAGAACTTTTACTTTTATTGTAA
- a CDS encoding SMI1/KNR4 family protein, which yields MIEKKLTQIEEGLKKMKAPVLGYFNAGIDIIKLEKVVKDHLNIEKVDDEIVSLYKWHDGTSVNDETSIKYFYFFSSFYLNSIEDVNFLYEHNLFQFIENKMFPLCSSGDGDHLAYEFGTKKIYCIQPWNPDFDTYVSIYDSLDSMLDTILHCYKKGLYYISENGLEMDFDGVWEVSQKRNPKSAFWKC from the coding sequence ATGATTGAGAAGAAATTAACACAAATTGAAGAGGGGCTAAAAAAAATGAAAGCCCCAGTTTTGGGATACTTTAATGCAGGGATTGATATCATCAAGTTGGAGAAGGTAGTTAAAGATCATCTAAATATTGAAAAGGTAGATGATGAAATTGTTTCATTGTATAAATGGCATGATGGCACAAGCGTAAATGATGAAACATCTATTAAATATTTCTATTTCTTTTCTAGTTTTTATTTAAATAGTATAGAAGATGTCAATTTTTTATACGAACATAATTTGTTTCAGTTTATAGAAAATAAAATGTTCCCATTATGCTCTTCTGGGGACGGAGATCATCTTGCGTATGAATTTGGCACAAAAAAAATTTATTGTATTCAACCCTGGAATCCAGATTTTGATACATATGTCAGCATTTACGATAGTCTTGACTCAATGCTTGATACTATTTTACACTGCTATAAGAAGGGATTGTATTATATTTCCGAGAATGGATTAGAAATGGATTTCGATGGTGTTTGGGAGGTATCCCAGAAAAGGAATCCGAAATCGGCTTTTTGGAAATGTTAA
- a CDS encoding BACON domain-containing protein gives MKLAFFTTKHLDESCHASSIQSTKTNYFRMKKVKMLLLLAVNLLITITSYGQDSEGGSLFTGRSPVSIPIHVLKGKNISVPISLVYSSDGVKVDEHPSWVGMGWNLNAGGIITRMVHKFPDEVLFWRGSFTSPNIWKSEEIMRRSDWASYGLELTGKAADERNEYYKYVAENFDEPDEFFFNFLGYSGHFYINENDGGIVIQSEENFKIKFSSDLQSFDIYDEKGNHFYFEEYESIKAGNASEPSYIPTSWALKNVTSADNFDSFTFNYEIGPFVAQISKQDYAYSGGVDQLVWSNDVQFMRPKYLSSIKYNNRDEIVFSKSKSDEYTYPTSLYRACKIDGAAIDTTFLNSSSAPYWSGKTFPADVYQRILWLKLDRISVKENNRVIKNFDFAYNNSPNERLFLDNLSIKDGAETLLGTYSLSYKSRSSVPRYLEVVGDHWGYNNGMAYGQYANDLEARKVVNEAYLQTGMLQAITYPIGGKTEYEYEINDYSKFVNEQDRTQVSALTGKASGLRIKSIKTFDIGSTNPNSEKQYTYKVNYMQAGDGAPSSGVLNVLPRYLPEESKAGILWGNTFEKLCEPAIPLTLNNNEEYIGYSAVVIKTAENGGATYTTIRYTNHDNGYADIPPDYVLNSQLLRYKTYNSRFFERGNVLNISKYDINKNLVCSEDNTWERLGNPNSSGVRCLYFFREMKDSYNPLLRKLQVHTVSNTGSAYRYLTYPFVLSKKVTTEYYNGSTIPIINSTTYNYYYDSISICLPKRIEKKTSNGDLLSTSFTYPFEITDEPSLGRCIQNYTNLYLDEYLCAMRNMNSANMVGIPVEVINRVTVNGIEKLTSATNYFKMIRYGGTNGYSDEVRIFTPKQKIIDYKPISVSISKDTYSCNCKIVFDSRLRVVSKNTYNADGTLKESIGKDGLLTSMIWNRYKMPIIQATNINTGYLDYLASNSSYNFNDCGDDAKADIITSSIGDMVSSNKLRVNYRTFNSNINGVLESTSDNLGDVTNYRYNNAGDIIYTTNSKGQILNHSAGQVSTGTTSNLFAPAFEVRGCILHFKEGGGSQYIPIIKGNESWNASTNVNWAIVKKMNNGIIITCLANKGLALKGQVTVSSGSDIKTFEITQDCGTIPPAELFFDGKMQACSLDLSSYEGWSLYSSDSWFRNIRKENGMLLFNISQYSTPTNTPLTRVGYIYVRYHDKLSTIKVTQVTDIETDPGDLILE, from the coding sequence ATGAAACTAGCATTTTTCACAACAAAACATTTAGATGAAAGTTGCCATGCGAGTTCTATCCAATCTACTAAAACAAATTATTTTCGGATGAAAAAAGTGAAAATGTTACTGCTCCTAGCAGTGAATCTATTGATTACGATAACCTCCTATGGGCAGGATTCAGAAGGTGGTAGTTTGTTTACTGGACGTAGTCCAGTATCAATTCCAATTCATGTACTTAAGGGGAAAAATATAAGTGTACCCATAAGTCTTGTTTACAGCAGCGATGGGGTTAAGGTAGATGAGCATCCATCATGGGTTGGTATGGGATGGAATCTAAATGCTGGAGGAATAATTACAAGAATGGTACACAAATTTCCAGATGAGGTCTTATTTTGGAGAGGAAGTTTCACATCCCCCAATATTTGGAAATCAGAAGAGATAATGAGGCGCTCAGATTGGGCTAGTTATGGCTTAGAACTTACGGGAAAAGCTGCAGATGAACGCAATGAATACTATAAGTATGTTGCAGAAAATTTTGACGAGCCTGACGAATTCTTTTTCAATTTTTTAGGCTATTCTGGCCATTTTTATATTAATGAAAATGATGGAGGAATAGTAATACAATCAGAAGAAAATTTTAAAATTAAATTTTCTTCTGATTTACAATCTTTTGATATATACGACGAAAAGGGGAATCATTTTTATTTTGAAGAATATGAATCTATTAAAGCAGGGAATGCAAGTGAACCTAGCTATATTCCTACTTCTTGGGCACTAAAAAATGTAACCTCAGCGGATAATTTTGATTCGTTTACGTTTAATTATGAAATAGGCCCTTTTGTAGCTCAAATTAGCAAGCAAGATTATGCTTATTCTGGAGGCGTTGATCAATTGGTTTGGAGCAATGATGTACAGTTTATGCGGCCTAAATACTTATCCTCAATAAAATATAATAATAGAGATGAAATCGTCTTCTCAAAATCGAAAAGCGATGAGTATACCTACCCCACTTCTTTATACAGGGCTTGTAAAATTGATGGGGCTGCGATTGATACAACTTTCCTAAATAGTAGTTCGGCACCCTACTGGAGCGGCAAAACATTTCCTGCAGATGTATATCAACGCATACTATGGTTGAAACTTGATCGAATAAGTGTAAAAGAAAATAATAGGGTTATAAAGAATTTTGATTTTGCATACAATAATAGCCCTAACGAACGGCTATTTTTAGATAACCTAAGCATTAAGGATGGTGCGGAAACTCTGTTGGGGACGTATTCTCTTTCCTATAAAAGCAGAAGTTCAGTTCCAAGATACCTAGAGGTAGTTGGAGATCATTGGGGGTATAATAACGGTATGGCATACGGACAATATGCCAACGATTTGGAGGCAAGGAAAGTAGTGAATGAGGCATATCTGCAAACTGGCATGCTACAAGCAATAACTTATCCAATAGGAGGAAAGACAGAATACGAGTATGAAATTAACGATTACTCGAAGTTTGTTAACGAACAGGATAGAACACAGGTGTCTGCACTTACAGGGAAAGCTAGCGGATTAAGAATTAAGTCAATCAAAACATTTGATATAGGCAGTACCAATCCGAATTCAGAAAAACAATATACCTATAAGGTAAATTACATGCAAGCAGGAGATGGAGCCCCGTCTTCTGGTGTCTTAAACGTTTTGCCTCGATATTTACCAGAAGAAAGCAAAGCGGGAATTTTGTGGGGGAATACTTTTGAGAAATTGTGTGAGCCTGCGATTCCTCTAACTCTGAATAACAACGAAGAATACATTGGATATTCAGCAGTTGTTATAAAAACAGCAGAAAATGGGGGGGCGACTTATACGACAATACGATATACCAACCATGACAATGGATATGCCGACATCCCCCCTGACTATGTTTTAAATAGTCAACTATTAAGGTATAAGACTTATAACTCGCGTTTCTTTGAACGAGGAAATGTATTGAACATCTCTAAATATGACATCAATAAAAACTTAGTATGCAGTGAGGATAATACGTGGGAACGTTTAGGCAATCCAAATTCAAGCGGAGTTCGATGTTTGTACTTCTTTAGGGAGATGAAGGACAGTTATAATCCATTACTCCGCAAACTCCAAGTCCATACTGTTAGCAATACAGGATCTGCCTATAGATACTTGACCTATCCGTTTGTGCTATCAAAAAAAGTTACCACTGAATATTATAACGGAAGTACGATTCCAATAATTAATTCAACAACTTACAATTATTATTATGACAGTATAAGCATATGTTTGCCAAAGCGCATAGAAAAGAAGACTAGCAATGGTGATCTACTTAGTACTTCTTTTACTTATCCTTTTGAAATTACAGATGAACCATCATTAGGGAGGTGTATTCAAAACTATACCAATTTATATCTTGATGAATACTTGTGTGCTATGAGGAATATGAATAGCGCAAATATGGTAGGTATTCCTGTAGAGGTTATTAATCGAGTGACCGTTAACGGCATTGAAAAACTTACATCTGCAACAAATTATTTTAAAATGATAAGATATGGAGGAACAAATGGTTATAGCGATGAAGTGAGAATTTTCACACCGAAACAAAAGATAATAGACTATAAGCCTATCTCTGTTTCTATTTCAAAGGATACCTATTCTTGTAATTGTAAGATAGTATTTGATTCTAGACTTAGGGTTGTTTCAAAGAATACATATAATGCTGATGGAACCTTGAAGGAGTCAATAGGGAAAGATGGTTTACTAACAAGTATGATTTGGAACAGATATAAGATGCCTATTATTCAGGCAACAAATATTAATACGGGTTATCTTGATTATTTAGCATCAAATAGCAGTTACAACTTTAATGATTGTGGTGATGATGCTAAGGCTGATATTATAACATCGTCGATTGGAGATATGGTATCTAGCAACAAATTAAGAGTTAATTACCGAACCTTTAATTCGAACATTAATGGGGTATTAGAATCTACTTCCGACAATTTGGGTGATGTTACTAATTACAGATATAACAATGCTGGGGATATCATATATACTACCAATAGTAAAGGGCAAATACTTAATCATTCAGCAGGTCAGGTATCAACAGGAACTACTTCAAACTTGTTTGCACCAGCATTCGAAGTGAGAGGTTGTATTCTCCACTTCAAAGAAGGAGGAGGCTCCCAATACATTCCAATTATAAAAGGGAATGAGTCATGGAATGCTAGCACAAACGTCAATTGGGCTATAGTAAAAAAAATGAATAATGGTATCATTATTACATGTTTAGCAAATAAAGGATTGGCTCTTAAAGGACAAGTAACTGTATCTTCTGGCAGCGATATAAAGACATTTGAAATCACTCAGGATTGTGGTACAATTCCACCAGCTGAATTGTTCTTTGATGGGAAAATGCAAGCATGTTCTCTTGACTTGTCGAGTTATGAAGGTTGGTCACTTTACTCAAGTGATTCGTGGTTTAGAAATATTCGGAAAGAAAATGGAATGCTTCTATTTAACATATCCCAATACAGCACTCCAACAAACACTCCTCTAACAAGGGTGGGATATATTTATGTTCGGTACCACGATAAATTATCAACTATAAAAGTAACACAGGTTACTGATATTGAAACTGATCCAGGAGATCTAATCCTTGAATAA